The segment TTTCACTCAATTCACCTCAGCACGGACACTCACAGAACCTGTGAAGCCAGCTTCACCACAGACCATACATCATGTAAGTTCCTCCTGCTTGGGATACAAAGGTATGTCACAGTAAGTCAGGTAATCTTTAACAAAAAGGGTTGCAAATGAGATAGCTAAAGTAAGGTTTTCAGAGCTACTTGCTATTTTGTATATAGCTCCTGAGTGTCTAGGTTAGATAGCTTTGGAAAAGTGTGCCAGTTTCTCAGGAATTTCACCTGAAACTGTGCAAATGTGCATTGTAGAACATAACTTGCCTCTTATTTTTTATACTTTCCTCAAATCTTTCTGTTGCAATTATCTTTGTTCCAGTCAAATATGAATAGTCTTGGGATTTTTGTTGAATCTTCTTGTGGTCTAAAGACAGTCTAAAACCAGCAGAGTTCAAAATACGGGAACAGGTGTGTGCACCTGTttgtctatatctatatctatatctatatctatatctatatctatatctatatctatatctatatctatatctatccaTGCACATATATGTGAGGCAGGGAGCAAAGGGATGGACAAAACATGATTGCATGAGGCTACTTTAGATGAACAATTTCCATTAGTGAAATCTAATGAATACACATTTCTTGTGCTGCCAAACTGAACTCTCCTTATtgaattaaaaaccaaccaaccaaccaacaaaaaacatttttaaactcaGCCAACAACTTCATAAGTCAGCTCAGTCAACTTTCCATTTCCTAAACAGACAGAGAAATGATGCTTACCAACAGAAGTTATTATCCAAAACAACATTCACTAATTGAAACTTCAATGTaaggtgtccctcaggggtctgtactgggactagtactgtttaatatcttcatcaataacatagacagtgggatcgaggGCACCCTCAgcgagtttgcagatgacaccaagctgtgtgacgcagttgacacacctgagggatggggcACCACCCAGAAGGATCAGGACAAGCTCGAGAAccgggcccatgtgaacctcaggaGGGTCAACAAGGCCAGGtggaaggtcctgcacctgagtcagggcaaccccagtatcaatacaggctgggggatgaagggattgagaacagccctgcagagaaagacttgagggtactgggagatgaaagactggacatgagccagcaatgtgggCTTGCAGCCAAGAAAACtgattgtatcttgggctgcatcacaaggaacgtggccagcaggtcaaaggaggtgattttgcccctctgctctggtgagaccccacctgcagtgttgtaaccagctctggagccctcagcacaagaaagacatggacctgttggagaggggccagaggaggccacaaagatgaccaGAAGactagaacagctctgctgtgaggacaggctgagagagttgggattgttcagcctagagaagagaaggctccagggagaccttcttatggcctttcagtacttaaaagaggtttgtaagaaagatggggacagactttttagtacaGTCTGTTACGATAACAGGTAATGGTCTTAAAGGAGCGgagatccaggctggacatgaggaaaacattttttactatgagggtggtgaaacactggcccaggttgcccagagaggtggtggatgccccatccctggagacattcaagaccaggttggacagagctctgagcaacctgagctgggtgaaggtgTCATGCTCAtggcagatgggttggactagataagctttgaaggtccctcccaacccaaactactctatgattttatgataaaGGATTAGATTAAGACGTGACCTTTAATGCCAATGTAATCTATACATTAACTGAATACAATACAAAACCAAggtgaaagcagaaataaattgaGACTTTGCTCACAGGCAGTTTGCGTGTCTTATCTGAAATAACAGGAGATGCGTAAATGTCTCAGTAATCTTCAGAACTTGTTGGGGGCAAGCCCAACCTGGCCCAACTTACTGCAGTCAAAGAGACACCTCaggaaaccaccaccaccacctctgtAAGGTGGTGCCCAGCAAGAGAACCACAACAAATGTCTTTTATTCTAGCAGCAAGACTTACCTCCTTTCAAATCCCTCTGCCTGGGGAGCATGTTCACATCTTCCTATCCCTGACCATGACTTAACACAGCAGgtatgaaaaaacccaaaccctatacagatattttttttcaaaaagaaatcaaacataTTGAAGGAAGCTAAATCAGATAATATACAGTACATTTAGACAGGTGTTTGTGCTTTAACCCTATTATAAAGGGGTGTACGAAGCCAAAATATGTCATCATTACACTCCATCATTCCAGTTTCTTTGTTTGCAGTGTTTTTTATAtacagttttgttgaagtttaaaGCCTCTTTTAAGCTGGCATGCTTAATGCCTTAAAAATACCAAAACCTTCTATATGGATTTATCTAATTGTGTCTGCTTTGATCCTAAGTGCATCACAGTTGCTACTACTTGAGATAACTACGAAAGTTTGCGTAGGCCTAGAGAACAAATTAACCAAAGAAACACGCAAGACGTTGCAAGGATGAGCAGCTCACTAATCAGCTCAAACGTAACCACAGGCTGATAACAGTAGTTTTATAGCTACTCCAAGGACATCCTAGAGATTTATCGAAACTTTGTAAAGACTGCTCAGTAGAATTATATCCTGAGATGACTCAATACCAGGTATGAACAATGTGGGTGAGGGTATTAATTCCCCAAAAGACCACCAGAGACTACCAGAGACTTCACACCTGTATAGAAATAACAAGCTGAAAGAGCGAAAAATTACAGCATATGCTTCAACTCAATGTTATGACTATGCATTAGACAGATGAAACTGTGTACTAGATAAGATGAGGTTTTGATATATTTTATACACAAATATCCCATGGAAATTCCTTTCAGGCATGCTAGTTTAATCTAGCATCCAGAGTTGCGCAACTCTGTAGTGAAGAAGTATCTCATATCTGAGAGCAAATTGGCAATCACGTACCCTGGGTAATGCACTTTCAGTTTTAGCGACAACAGTTTGTATTTAATGTGCAATTTAATTTACCTATCCTCCATAACACTAAGTTCACTTCGTAGGTCCCTCACACTCACTTCGCAGCGTCGCTGATCCCAGCGAAgtttcagtttaaagctgagcAAGACCCGGCCCGCTCCACGCTGCCTCCCACCCGCTCCTCGGAGCTCCCGACCGGCGGCCCCGCGCTCCCCGGGTCCCCAGCCCGCCGGCGGCCCCACGCCCGCAGGAGCGCGCTGTCGCACGGGGAAGCGCCGGCCGGCCCAGCACCGCCCAGCAGCCGCCTCCGCTCCCGGTGCGGCCGCGAACGGCGTCCGGGCTCCTTCCGCCCGGCAGCGCCGCCGCAGCCATGGTGGGCCCGGGCCCGGGCGGCGGGGCGCCGCTGGAGAACGCCAACCCGCTCATCTACCGCCGCTCGGGGGAGCGGCCGGTGACGGCGCgggaggaggacgaggagctgCCCGACTCCATCGACGACCGGGAGATCTTCGATATCCTGCCGGGAGGGGAGGGCCGGGGCCGCTGAGCCGGCggcgcagggcagggcagggccgggccgggcggtgcAGCTCCGCTCCACTTTCCTTAACGCGGCACATCTCATCCGCTCCATTAACGACCCCGAGCACCCGCTCACCCTGGAGGAGCTGAACGTCGTGGAGCAAGTGCGAGTGAAAGTGAGAGCCCGGGGCGCCCATCGAGCCGCCGGGGCCCGGGGATTAAACGCGGGCGGGGCACTGATCGACTAACCTGCTGCTTTCTAGCGCTGAAGGGCGTTCTTATAGCGGTCTGCTGCAGCTAAACGTGGTATTTTACAGTGTCAGGGAAGAAAACCATGAGCGGCAAGGTGCAGCTCCGAGTTGCGTTTCCCATAGgtgcctgcagctgggctggggtaCGGCCAGAGCGGTTCGTCCATGAGTGTTTGGTTTCCCCAGGTGAATGACGCGGAGAGCACGGTGGCGGTGGAGTTCACTCCCACCATTCCTCACTGCAGCATGGCGACCTTAATCGGCCTCTCCATAAAAGTGAAACTGATCAGATCTCTGCCTGAGAGGTTTAAGGTGAGTAATCAAATTGCTCTAAAAGCCAAGAAAAGGGATTGTATTggaaaattacaaagaaaaaaaaaagctacctaACTCGTGGTGAGAACTGACCGGAGTGATTTTGTTCTTGCGGGTGAGGGGAAGGCTCTGGGAAGCAGAGGGGGCCGCGCACGGAAATGTGGATGCAGAGTCGCGGTTCGGTGGCAGCGGTGTCAGGCGAGTGGGGTCGCGGGGGCAGTGACCTGCAGTGCTCTGCAGCACGGGAGCAGGGGAGGCTGCTGCCCTGTCTCAAAGAGGCTCAAGCAGATGGGAATGCAGAACAGTCTGCGAGTTTAGACTTTATTCTGCTCTATGCAGTAACTGCCATTGGCAAGAATACTCTTTTTGCCCTCTTTTTGTTACTGTCTTATTTTTATCATCAAAGAGTTTGAACTTGAGCTTCCACTGTACTATTGACTTtgtcctctttttcttttgtgatgcCTTTTAAGCTGGATGTTCACATAACACCAGGAACACATGCCTCTGAGCATGCAGGTAAGGTTTTTAATGCTCtggtttgtgtttgggttttttaattttgaaaattagaGGGGAGAGAGACTCCCAGACCTGCAGAGCAGCTGTTTACTCTCTGGGACTTTACATGCGCCAGCTCCTGGGGGATGTAGCGGAACAGAAACGTGTACTGATGACGCTGGTGTGTTCTGTACCCTGCTGTAACCATCTCCTCAGGCAGCCTGTGCTCTCAGCTGGTCATGGATCTGCCTGGGCTCTGGAGGACTCAGAAaatggggaggggctggggggaaattTCCTCCTGCATCACAGCTACAGGTGCTGCTGGACCACAAACAGCTTTGTGGTTTAACCTGTGATAACGCACCAGCTGTGACTTGAGACTGCAACTCTGCAGCATCCTTAGCAGCTGCAGAATTATGGGTCTAGCTGGGTGCCATAGCAACAGAGTGATTATGTGTCTCCATGTAAAATGCTTTAACAAAGACCCTGTACAGCAAGGTTTTGACTGGTttcttgtgttgtgttttttttctgcacagttAATAAACAGCTTGCTGATAAAGAACGTGTAGCAGCTGCTTTGGAAAACTCTCACTTACTGGAAGTGGTGAATCAGTGCTTGTCTGCCAGATCATAATTGCCTGATGAGGAAATTATTGGTATTCTGCTctgttaaaagtttttttttttttttttttatatatatatagtggtGATGCTAATGTTACTCTATACATATACCTATGAGCAAAATAAAATCACTtggattttcttaaagaaatgttgATTACTCCTACAAAACTAGTGTATGGGAAATCAGCTTACAGACAGCTACAAAACATAATGAACATTTACTCTTACATTTTACTGGTCATTGCAGAGATGGGTGTGATATTTGTGAGATGATAGAAAAAAAAGTGAGGACCAACAGCAGTTCGTTTGCTGAAGCTCACAGGTCCTCTTGTCCAGGCTCCCTCAGCTTGGATACTCACTGAGAGATACCGTACTGCCAGTTCTAGCAAAATCCTCCGTTCCCTGGTTTTAATGATTGTTAGCTGGCTGCTGCTCTATGGAGATAAAGGGggagaagaaaacattaatttgTTACAAATATTTCTTGTCAGactctttatttttcaaaaaaagctaCTCCTAAATGTAGCCTCTGGAATGCTTTGTAACAGGACACATGCCATCAGAAACAATGAGCCTTTAGAGCAGCTGACTTGAATACAAGCAGCCTCACTCAAGTCCAGGAAAAATTCCAGCAACAGACATGTGTTCCAGATTCCTGGGCTCTGGGCAGAGCCTTCAGGGGTGGCTCAGTGGCATCCACTGCTCTCAGTCTGCAAACACTGCAGCAGGAGCTCCCTGGGCCAAGCGGCTGTGTTGTGTGCGACAGGAACCCGCTCTGCGTTTGGGCCCACGGACCAGCGCAGTCCGTGCACCTCGGGTTCCACCACCGCACATCCTCGTGCGCTCGGGATGTGcccaccagccctgctgccacACTTCTGCCAGGCCGGTGCTGCCTGGCACCAGCATGGGGAACTTCTGAGGGCTGCTCATTCCCAGTTCCTTGAGTAGCAGGGAAGCAGCTCAGAAGCTTCGTATCCAAACACAGAACTGAACTGTCCGAGGAAGAACTTCACACTGCAGTGGTAAACACATACTGGTTGTGTGAGTGGTTGTAAACTCTGCTCTTCCAGCTTCATTCCACATGATCATCAGGGTTGCTGAGGAACTTTCCAGTTGTCTCATCAGCTTTGTTGCTTTTTAGCATCTTGTTGCAGTGCATTCAAGTTGCAGATAGCAAGGCTGTGCTCCTTAGTACAGAAGTTAAAGCAGCCTCTGGTTCCTGCCATGTGCTCAGCTTCAGCCCTTTGGGTTGAAGAAAGAAACTGGGCACATTTCTGGCTTCTTGGACGTGATCTAACCTCTTGGAATTAGCCTGTATCagttaacagaaagaaaaggaagctccaaaaaatcaaaagcaacatttatttataacagttgacaaaacaagaaaacaagtagAGATGTCAAGCTCATCTCACAGAGGTTCTTTGGTGGGTGCTCTGCTCCCTACAAGCTATTTCCAATTAAAAGAAGTGGAAAGACCCTGTAAAAATAACACCCGACCATTTGCTTCTGAAAGAAGAGGGGAATAAACATGTAACATCTTCAGATACTTCTGATATTTTCTGTATAGGACATTTCTTACAGATTTGAATAGATTTGCCAATTCCCCTCTCACTCCCGCCTCTCACAGGAGCATTATTCAGTTTTGATATCCACTGAGTAGATATCTTGCTCTTTTTGAGCCTGAAACATTGTGTGTTTTCTCTCCTTGCTTCATTAAATAGTGATTTTCAGCCCTGCAAATATTTCAAATTTCCCTTGATTCTCTCCTTCCACTGTGATCATGACAACAGATGACAGAATAAGGACTTAGAGGAGTTACTAAAATCTGCATCCTGACAAACTAATTTTGTTTGACTTGACTTTGAATTTTATAAGCAAACTGTACCCCTCCCCCCTTATAATTCACTGTGTTCCCTCCTTTCATCCACCATTTCTCTTATGAGCTGTATCCAAAACTCCATTTTGCgttctttcagtttctttgaTGCCTTTTGCATCAGGTCTATTTCCAGGTATCCTTCATCCAGATCGTACCGAGGCCAATGGACCAATCCTTCTCCATTGGGATTTCTGGAAATAATGTAATGAACAGTTAGCTTTTCATTTGACTGCCGGTTGTGCTCTGACTGCTCAGGCTGAGAGCATttcagaaaaccaacacaacctagGAGTGTGTGATTCTAGTACCTGAAGAGTTGGCGTTCTTTTATCAAAACGCTCATCAATGGAATAGCAAACATTTAGTAACTGCCGTTAATTTGGGATGTAAATCTCCACTGCACATGGAATAACTCTTGGATTTTATTTGTTCGTTTCTTTGTTAGCATGTTCATTTAAAAGGTTTTTCTTGCAATCATTAAGAATAGAAATAACTTGCTTCAGTATTTATCTGAAATTCTGCCAAATTCCTAGGAACCACCATGTAAGTATTGCCGTTATGGTTCAGGCGGCACAGACAAAACTTGAGCTGTAATTAGCATTACAGTTCTCACCCATTTCTAGCAAAGTTGGTCCAGTATCTCATAACGGTTCTGCTaagcttgttttcttcttctgtagCATTCCCTACAAAGTGAGACATAAGAGGGCAATGTTAAAAACTAAATAATCAAAAAAGAAGCAGCTCTATCAATTCCAATAGACTGTATTCGGTTCTATTTGTCCCTCTGAGCTACGAGAGTTTTACCCCGTAGAGCTCTAGGAGAGAACTGCAGATGGATGATTTCATGGAACGTAACTACTGCTAAAGACAGAAAATGCTTATGTTGATTTCAATGATTCTAAGAGAGAAAGTCTATTCTACCCCcacgcccccccctcccccgtaAGTAAAATTAATAATAAGGATGTTTTAAAAGGACCACTTTAGTAAGCATGGATACATTACCAGCTAAGAATGGCTTTCCAAAGACAAAGGCAATCTCAGCTCCGTGATCTGCTTTTACAAACTCTGGTATAACCCCTGTTGCTGAACTGGGTCGATGCTGAAACTCATAAAAGTAGACTGGGTTGCCAGCATCTAGTAGAAAATGTACAGAGGATTGTTAGTTTGAGAGTTGAATATACCTGCCGTCAAAGAGCATAAACTTTGATTACAAGCTATTTTgataaaatgaaaacacaacCAGTGTCCATAAACACACCTCAGGGTGGAACTTTACATTTCTTCTAAGAGACTCACCTCTATGGTATCTGGCCACTTCAATggatggaaaaacaaagaaagcatCTGCTAGTGCATCAAGAAGACCATCTCGCACCTGAATACGGTTTGCTGCATTCCCTATGTATTCATCGTATACTCGATCAACAACTTCAGAAGCAACACCCTGAAATGAACAACAAAAATACTTCTTATAATGGTGATGAATATTATCAAGAGTAACAGCACTGAGTGTGTCACCTGTACAAATATACCCTATATATACAATATACAAACATAGAACCAAACAAGTGAAAAAGCAGCAGTGGGTTGTTTTGAAAATGGTCTCTTACCTTAATATTCCTTGCTAATAAGCCATGTAAATGTTGACGTGCAACATCTTCATCCAGACCATCTGCATAATCAGGAATTTTCATACTCTACATGATACAGAGAATGGTATTTAGTAGAAAAGCTTAAGTTAAAATCATATATAAATAATGACATTACATGTGTCTTACCATAGCCATCACCCATCCAAATTCACAGTTATTTACTCCTATTATATATGGGACTGGATTGATCAATTTTTCAAATAGTAATTGCGTGGGACTCTTTGGAAAAAATACCCCATCTGCAGTCCCAAAGGCACCTAGTgaatgctggagaaaaaaaagaacaaacaacaaacatGTTAGCTCTAGAAAAAGTGCTCAGATTTTTACTTCAGctccacagcaaaacaaaacacagtgccAAGTGAAAATATTTGAAACGATGTCTTCAAGCCATCACTACGCTGTCTCTGACAGATTTTCTGCACTAGGCAGAAGATTCTGTGAAGATCAGcattatatttttaatgtttgtgaACCACAGGTCATGATGTTTAATTTGCATCTCTTCTTAGTGAGTTCAATCCTACTATGATGTGTGGAGCAGTAGTGGAAAAACTAACTTCTGTGTTGAAACTGGAAAGGAACATGGAAACCAGCACAGTGATAAGAATATAATATGGTACATTAATTAACTTTCAGGTTCTCCAGGAGAAACTGTGACATGTACAtgctcttctccttcccctgGCAGAGCAAGACAGCAAAACACAGGCATCTCAAGGTACACGCAGAATGAAAGGAGAGTCACCTGTTGACATTGTTCAGGTGAGTTACAGCATAGCTGCAGTGCTGTCAGAGCCTGGAAAGGTCAAGAAAGTCACATCTTTCACTCACTTCAAGTTCCCCTAATATGCCAACACACAAGTAGCATACTCTGTTAGGAATAAATTGGAAAAGTCATTTAAATGCAGTAAGTATAGTTTCACCTACCAGTTTTTGTGCTATCTGTACTATctcttcttctgttttttcccttaAGCATTCAACTATTGCAGCCGAACTGGGTTTTTCACAGCCAGAGGCAGCAGCAACTCTCTGAAATCAATAAAAACACTCACTGTTCATCTGCGCCCATAGAAGGCTCCGTGTGCCACCGAGCCTGAGAGTGCAGCAGGGGGGAGTCTAAACTTCTGCACAAGGACCATTGCAGCCAGACACGTTCCAGCTGCAGGGGCAGAGAGTAGGGAGCCCTCAGAACCCTTCACACTGGGGCTGAGCGGAAGGAAGTCAGTCAGCTCTTCATTTGAAATATAAACAGAATGGATAAAGTCCTGTTTACTTGTGCACAACAGGCatcaaaaaagagggaaagagaagagtaTTGAGAATCTGGTGCCATTTTCCAGCCAAAAATCATAGCTCTACTTTTCCTGATGACAGTACGTGTTCTAGGATTGCTTTACATTTCACACTCCTTCCCTGCCTTCTCTCTTCATTTCCTTAGTTTTCTGCTTTCAGACATTTGTCAATATTTGGGAATATGAAAAGAAAAGCATCATTAAACATGTATTATTTGCACACAGAAATGCTGTCTTTAATGACAGTGGTTGTAATTTCACGAGAAAAAAACTCCACAACTGTTTCTACATTGTGGAATACACAGTTTAAGCTGTGCAAAACTatctggaaaaagaaacaaatttacCACAAAATACCCACTTTTGCTGCCTCTTCAGGCTGGTCAGTGAACAAAAGCCTGCTTGCAGTACCACTCTCTGAAATGGCTTTATGGAACAAACCCTTCGCCAGGGGAGATAAGATCTATAACAAAGCAAGAACAAGCATGACAAGCATTCTGTTCTGACCACTGACTTAGAAATTCACTCACAGCAATTGCCATttcaaacattttgaaaataaatgccaTAAGAGTCTTATTGTACAGCCTCTGATCTCATCTCTGATCCCAGGCCACAAAATGCACAACAGGTTCAGCTGTGGTAACTTTGCGCAAGTGACTGTCAAAGCCAACAGGGAAAAGGCAATACGTTCTCTTAAAGAACTTTTCTCAGAAAGATTTGATGGGGCGGGGGGGTTGGccctacagaaaaacaaaaaacaaacaaaacaccagaatTTAATTTAGTAGATGAGGAATAACATTTTGGGTCTGAACAGCAAGATTTGGGTATGATAAGAACATTTTCATCAATCAGAAGCTGTACTGACATCACATTCTATTATAGACCAAggtgttggactcaatgatccttgtgggtcccttccaactcaggacgttctgtgattctgtgatgtaccATTTACTATTAAACCATCCCTTTTCTCTCACTGACTTTTCATGTAGGTACTAAAAATTAACATGaaagctgttatttttttcccctaagttaTTAAAACTCATTATTGCTGTGAACTTACAAGAGCAGAAACACTGACTCCTCCTGCAGATTCTCCAACGATAGTGACGGATCCTGGATCTCCTCCAAAGtgtctgatattttcctgaatccACTGAAGAGCTGCTACTTGATCCAAATACCCCCAGTTACCTGGCGCGTGCTTATCACCAGTGCTGCAGAGAATGGATTGGTTTCAGTGCTCAGTGCAAgaagaaaggcagagaaaaatatcATCTGTGCTATAAGCGAGTGTCCTCCACGTCTCTTCACAGAGGCTCTGCACACAGCATTGTGGAAATCACAAAAGACAGAAATAAGATATCTTACCTAAAATATCCAACAATACCTAATCTGTACTGAATTGTTACAACCACCACACTGTCAAAGGCCGCTAATGCTGAACCATCATAGGATGAACCTGCTCCACAAACTAATGCACCTCCATGGATCCACACAAAGACCTGGGAAGACAAAACCAGAGACAACCCAGCACGGATAAGAGCTCCCAGtgctaaaaattaaatataagcaaaAATATCATATGTAGCTTGATCATCAAACTGCACCTGTAAGTCTGCAGATAGTACAGCTTGGAGGTTTACTGTAAACTAATTGTGCTAGACGTTTTATAATAATTTTGCTTACAGGTAGCTCCTGTTTTTCTGTAGCAACGGGTGTATACACGTTTAGGTACAAGCAATCTTCAGACATTTGGAGACgaactttttcttttctattagtAACCATGTCCGAAAccatatttcctttttctttatcctGCAGACAcctgaataaatgaaaaataagtaaCAGGGATAACTAGAACCACAAAACTATGAAGTGTAGCTTTTTTGTACTACCACAATAAAGTGCTAACCAGAAACCAATCTCTAATACATTTCCAGATTGTTTGCAACAGAAAACATATAATATTTTTTCACCTTCAAGATACTATCTTCCCTTGAGCTCACATTAAGGAGATCTGTAAAAATGAGTCACAATCTATGGCAGTACACAGGGACATACAGATacaactttgtttttcaaaacatttcagaaatacaCCTGCAACTACCTATGCCTATAAATTCCTTCAATGAAAATGCAAATTAACTATGTTGCATCTTCAATAGCTTTTTGTATTGTCATGGTGGGTCTTGGGCTTGAGGCACTAAACAAGGGCAGTAGCACAAATGCAGCAGATATTTACAAcacagactagaaatgctctgcagtgcttatGTGTCCTATTAAGCATGTGACTCATTCTGcaattttttcttctaatgttttACTCCAACATTTCCtcagtttctttctctttctgctcCATAATCTACAGAGTTTATAAACATTGCTAAGCAGTGACCAAATGCTCCAAAACATGAACATTATCAGCAAAGTGCTGGTGCACATGAGTTCATCACTAATTCCCAGCAGATAAGAGCTTTTCATACAAAGAGCAGCTTTAGAAATGCATTCATTGTAACAGTCACAGGTGGCAACGAGATGGCAGCAAGGAATGTGTCTTTGTGGCTTTTGATTGCCCTACACATCAGTGTCCTGGAACTGCATACCATGTACAATTCTTACAAAGACCCCTGGCCTTGTTGTCTTACATTGGTGGGTAGGAAGTGGCATCTCTGACTCCTTTCCATGGCTCAGGCGGCTGGGGTTCAGAAAACCTCAGTGGCCCAACTGGCGGCTTAGCAAAAGGAAGCCCCAAGAAGACATTCACACTCCGCTTGGCTGCGTCCACTTTGAAGCGGTACCCTCGCACTCTCCCGTATTTGGTCTCCACTTCTGGTTGCTCTGCATTGTGGCCTGGCAGACGTGAACACAAAATCACGTAATTGGTCTATTTGTAAGTAATTGTCAGATTC is part of the Patagioenas fasciata isolate bPatFas1 chromosome 13, bPatFas1.hap1, whole genome shotgun sequence genome and harbors:
- the LOC136107149 gene encoding cytosolic iron-sulfur assembly component 2B: MVGPGPGGGAPLENANPLIYRRSGERPVTAREEDEELPDSIDDREIFDLIRSINDPEHPLTLEELNVVEQVRVKVNDAESTVAVEFTPTIPHCSMATLIGLSIKVKLIRSLPERFKLDVHITPGTHASEHAVNKQLADKERVAAALENSHLLEVVNQCLSARS
- the LOC136107214 gene encoding fatty acyl-CoA hydrolase precursor, medium chain-like, with product MATGKDTLLLSLILIVGVTALVATGHNAEQPEVETKYGRVRGYRFKVDAAKRSVNVFLGLPFAKPPVGPLRFSEPQPPEPWKGVRDATSYPPMCLQDKEKGNMVSDMVTNRKEKVRLQMSEDCLYLNVYTPVATEKQELPVFVWIHGGALVCGAGSSYDGSALAAFDSVVVVTIQYRLGIVGYFSTGDKHAPGNWGYLDQVAALQWIQENIRHFGGDPGSVTIVGESAGGVSVSALILSPLAKGLFHKAISESGTASRLLFTDQPEEAAKRVAAASGCEKPSSAAIVECLREKTEEEIVQIAQKLHSLGAFGTADGVFFPKSPTQLLFEKLINPVPYIIGVNNCEFGWVMAMSMKIPDYADGLDEDVARQHLHGLLARNIKGVASEVVDRVYDEYIGNAANRIQVRDGLLDALADAFFVFPSIEVARYHRDAGNPVYFYEFQHRPSSATGVIPEFVKADHGAEIAFVFGKPFLAGNATEEENKLSRTVMRYWTNFARNGNPNGEGLVHWPRYDLDEGYLEIDLMQKASKKLKERKMEFWIQLIREMVDERREHSEL